GGTGCGCCACGGACAGGCGCTCCTTGCCCGGCAGGGTCAGGCTCACAGCGGTCTGGCCGACCTGCCATTGCCACTGCGGCGCAACGGCCGAGGGCAGGAAGGACAGCGTGACCGGGCGATCCAGGGAGACGGCGAATCCGGCGGTGTCAGCGCTCAGCCTGGAGAACGTGCCGCGCCAGCCCACCAGCGTCGCGTCCGGCTGGCCCGCAGCCCCCCTGCCCCATCCACCGTTGAAGGTCAGATTGGCTTGCGCGCGGGACTGCCCGATGATGCCCGGACGAGGCCGGGGCGGCGTGTAGCTGGCGGTGATCTCGCCGCGGTGCGCGGCCACCGTGCCGTCGATGCGGGCTTTCACGTCGGCGCCGCCGGGCACGTCAGGCCAGAAGGCGTCCAGTTGCGGCGCCTGGGCATCGAGCGTGATGGCGCCGCTCGCGGCGCCCAGTTCGCCCGTCGCGCGGACGCGGTTGCGGCCCAATCGCAGGTCCACGTCCAGGTCGTGGATGCGCAGGCCGGCCAGCGGGTCCGCCATGGGGTCCGTCGCGACAGTTCCGGCGGGCGCCGCAGCGCCGGCTGCCGCAGCACCGGCTGCCGCACCATCGGCTGCCGCAGCCACATCCACCTGCGCCTTCAGATTCCCGCTCAGCGGCTGGCGGTTCCAGCGGCTGCCCTCTTCAAAGCGCAGGTTGACGGCGGCATGCCGCAGCGCGCTCAGGTTTTCGATATCGGCCTGCACGTCCGCGCGCACAGTCAGCAGTGCGGGCGGGATGGCGTTGCCCGTCCAGGGCGCCAGGTCCAGGCGCTGCGCGTCCAGCGAGCCGACGATGCGGTCGCGGCCGGGCGCGTCGCCCGGCTGCAGGTCGAACTGCGCGGCCAGCGTGGACTTGTCTGGCAACTGCGCGCGCGCCCGGGCGCTGCGCAGCACCAGCGCCGTGCGCGGCGCCAGATCGGCCACCACGTCGAGCACGAGATTGGAACCGGTGCCGTCGATCTTGGCCTGGATGCCGTCAAGCGATCCCGCGGCGTCGGCGTGCAGCACGACCAGGCACGCGGGCACGGGCGGCCCCATCGGCGCGGCCGTGGTGGCGGCTGGCTCTGCCTTGCCCTTGGCGGCCGCCGCGCTGTCGGGGCGGCCCTTGGCGGCGGCTTCGGTCTTGCGCCGGTCGGCGCGATTGGCCGCTTCCTGTGCCTTGGACGCAGCGGGCTTCTTGGTCACAGCGGGGTCTTTGGCCGAGTCTTCGGCCTTGTCCTTGGCGTTCGCCTGCCCCGCCACCGGACCGAACACGCCGCTCAGCCGGTCGGCCTGGCACAGCGGAGAATCGGGTCCCGCGCCGCGCGCCGTCACGTCAAGACGCGCCGCGAAGGGCCAGGGGTCGGCCAACCCCTGCAGATCGGCCTGGCCGGTCACGTCGGCCTCGCCCACCTCGTGCCCGACGCGCAGGCTGGCAATGCGCAGTTGCGCGCCCTGCTGGCTGGCGGCAAAGGTGGCGTTCAGATCATTCAACGTGACGGGCAGCGGCTCGCCGTCCTGGGTGAACTGGAAGTCGCCCAGCGCCAGCCGGTCCACGGCGATGGTCACCGGCAGCTCAGGCAGCGTAAAGGGTTCGCCGCTTTCCTCGGCGGGCGGCGTCTCGGGCGAGGATTCGATGTCTACGCGGACCGCGCCGGCCGACAGGTTGCGCACGTGCAGCAGCCGGTCGCCCAGGGCGCTCCAGCGCACGGACAGGTCCAGGTCGTGGATGTGGACGTGCGTGCCGCCGGCCGTCAGCTCCAGCCGCCCCACGGTCACCCCGCGCAGGAGCGAGCCGTTCACGTCCAGCGCCTGGCCCTCGAGCTGCTGCGCCGCAGTGGTCAGCAACAGGCGGGTGCCGTTCTGCGAGGCCACCAGCCAGAAGATGAAACCGGCCGCCAACGCAACCAGCATGGCAAGCCCAGGCAGCCACCACACCAGCACATGGCGCAGGAATTTACGCACGAACTTCAAAACGCGATCCCCAGCGAGAAATGCAGGCGCAGGTCGCGTTCGCGCTGGCCGTAGGCCACGTCCAGGAACAGCGGCCCGGCGGGCGTGCGCACACGCGCGCCGACGCCGTAGCCCACGGACATCTTCATGTCGCCGAAGGATTCGGCGGCATCGCCCGCGTCCACGAACACGCCCATGCCCCAGCGCTCGTCAAAATAATGGTCGTACTCGATGCTGCCCACGAGCAGCGTGGGCGCACCGACCACGGCGTTGTCGCGGTGCACGCCGATGCTTTGGTAGCGGTAGCCGCGGATCGACCGCGCGCCGCCCGTCCGGAAGCCAAAATCGTCCGGGACCTGCACGTCGCCGTTGGACCACACGCGGCCGACCTCGCCACGGATCGTCAGCACGTCCCATTTGCCTATCGGCCACCATTTCTGGCCGCGCAGCCGCAGACGCGTGTAGGGCTCGCCGGTGTCCAGCGTCACGCCGACACCGCCGCCCACCGAAATCAGGTTGCCCTCGCGCGGATCGTATTTGTTGTCCACGTCGCGCCGCAGCCATTCGGCCGTGGTGGTGATGGTGGGCAGCGTGTAGCTGTCGCCGCCGTCGATCTTGACGTGGTCTTGCGCCAGCAGCACGCCATAGCGCGTTTCATATTCGACGCGGCTGTCGCCGGCGCCCTTGCGCTCTTGCGTGCGCGTGGCGCCCAGCGCGTAGCGGGTCACTTCCAGCCCCTGGATGTCGGAGCGGTCCACCAGGATCCCGACGGAATCGCGGTAGCCGCGCTCGGTGGGGGGCAGAAGGATGTCCATGAAGGCGCGCTGGCGCAGCCGGTCAACGCCGAAGCCGGTTTCCATGGTGACCGGCTGGCCGAACACCACGTTCTGGCGATACACGGATTCGACCCGCACGCCGGCCTCGTCGTCCACGCCGATCGACGCGGAAAAGCGCTTGGGCGGCGCCTCGACCACGCGCACCTGCACCGGCAGCGTGATCTCGCCGTCCGAATCGAACTGCGCTGGCGGCGGGGGCATGCCGCCCGACACGGTGGGATCGCCCGCCGGCGCAGCCGCGGCGGCGTCCTCGGATCCGGGTCCGCGGGCGCGGTCGGAAATGGGATCGGTGGGCTGGTCGTTCGCGCTGGGCGGCTCCTGCAGCGAAACGAACGCGCCACGGAAAAATGCGGTCGATTGGAGGTCCTGCTGCCACTGGTCCAGCCGGTTCTGGTCAAACGCGGCGCCCACGTTGTAGCGCACGTAGCGGTCGATCAAGGTTTCCGGCACACGCTTTAAGCCCTGCGTGTTGAGCTCGCCCATGCGCACCTGCGGTCCGCTGTCGATGGTGACGTGCAGATGCGCCGCCGCGTTGTCGGCGTCGATGTCCGCGCGCGAGGACGTCATGCGCGCCAGCAGAAAGTCGCGCGTGGAGACGTCGTCCAGCAGCGTGGCCTTGGCGCGGTTCCAGTCGCTGTTGATGAAGGGCTGCCCTTTGCGCAGCCCCCAATCGTCGCGCAGCTTCTGCACACGCTGCGCGTACTCGGGGCGCGTGATGCGGCCCGAGAATTCAAGATTCACGGATTCGACGGTCGTGCGCTTGCCCGGCACGATCGCGATATCCCAGGTTTCCCCGCCGATATCGGTGCCGGCCTCGAGCGTGACCTTGGGCGAGAAATAGCCTTGCGTGGCCAGCGCCGCCAGCGTCGCGTCGCGCGCGCGCCGGCGCAGGCGGTTGATTTCACCGCCGTCCTGGTCCTCGGCCAGACGCGCGATCGCATCGACCGCCTGGGTGATCGCCTGGAGCGCGGCCGGGGGCACGCCCCCGGGGTCGACAATGACCTCCGGGCGCTTGGCCAACGCCTCGCCCGCCATCATGCAAAGTCCTGCCAATAAGGCTCGGGCAGCCCACCGCATGCGTCAGGTCGGTTGTTGAACGACGATGGAGGGAAACTTTCCGGCCATGTCGCGCGGAAGCGCCGCAACGCCCGCGGCCAGCTTTCGAGCGATCGCGCGGTAGAGCGACGCGGCCTCGCTGCCCGCGTCCGACACGACGGTCGGCGTGCCGGCGTCGGTCTGTTCGCGAATCGCAAGGGTCAGCGGCAGGCTGCCCAGCCACGGCGTCTGGTATTGCTCGGCCATGCGCTGGCCGCCGCCTTCACCGAAGATGTGCTCGGCGTGACCGCACTGCGAGCAGATGTGGATGGCCATGTTCTCGACCACGCCCAGAATCGGCACGTCCACCTTCTGGAACATCTTCAGGCCCTTGCGCGCATCCAGCAGCGCCACGTCCTGCGGCGTGGTGACGATGACCGCGCCGACGACCGGCACCTTCTGCGCCAGCGTCAGCGCCACGTCGCCCGTGCCGGGCGGCATGTCGACGATCAGGTAATCGAGATCGCGCCAATTGGTCTGGCGCAGCAGTTGTTCCAGCGCCTGCGTCACCATCGGGCCGCGCCAGATGGCGGGCGAATCGGCGTCGATCAGAAAGCCGATGGAATTGGCCTGCAGGCCGTGGCCGGTCAGCGGCTCCATGCTTTTGTTATCCCGGCTTTCGGGACGGCCGGAGATGCCCAGCATCGTCGGCACGCTGGGGCCGTAGATGTCGGCATCCAGCAGGCCGACCGAAGCGCCCTCGGCGGCCAGCGCCAGGGCCAGGTTCACGGCGGTGGTGCTCTTGCCCACGCCGCCCTTGCCGGAAGCGACCGCAATAATGTTGCGCACGTTGGGCAGCGGCTTCAGGCCCTTCTGCACGGCGTGCGCGGCAACCTTCCAGGTGACGGTGACTTGCGCATCGGGCGCGCCGGCTTGCGCAAGCGCGCGCACGGCGATGTCGCGGATCTGGTCGCGGACGGCGTCGGCGGGATAGCCCAGTTCCAGCGTCAACGCGACGCGGCCGCCGCCCAGTTGAATGTCACGATCTTTTACAGAAACACCCAAATCCAAACCGGTATTCGGGTCTTGCGCGGCGCGCAGTGCGGCGCGGATGTTTTCTATCGTTATACTCATGTCACTATGGTTCCGTAGGCAGCGCGGCGTCTGCGGGCCGCCATCCCCTAAAGGATAGCGGATACACGGGAACCTTTCGCTGCGTTTTGCATCCGACATTCATGACCAACACACTTATCCGCTTCTTTCGTGCCGTCCTATTCGCCGCCCTGGCCTTGATCGGCATGGCGATGGCGCTGGTGTTCATGCTTTCCACGGCATTCGCCGTGGCGATCCTTTATGTGGTCGCCAAGGTCCGCGGCAAGCCCTTCGGCGTTCGCGCCTATTGGAGCCAGCGCCAAGGCGCCCGCCCTGGACCCTTCCAGTCCGCCACTGCCCCGTTCGCCACGCAACCGCGTGGCGACGTGATTGACGTCGAGGCCCGCGAAATCCGCTGACGGCGGTTTTCAACCTGGCTTGTGCGTAAACCCGCGCAAGCCGGCCGATGCGTGTTGCGCTGAAATCGCACCCAACGCTCCGGCCGCTCCCCCCAACCCGCCTGATTCGCATCGATGCGATGGGCGGGTTGTGCGCTTTCCGGGGCCATGTCCTGGATCATTGCCGGGACCACTTCCGGCGCCACGTCAGGGGCACGCGCTCGCGCTTGCCCTAAAATGGCCGCCAAATCTCCTTTTCCCCTCAACCTCAGTCGACAACCATGTCTCGCACCCTCTTTGTCACCACTGCGCTGCCCTACGCCAACGGATCCTTCCACATCGGCCACATCATGGAGTACATCCAGGCCGATATCTGGGTTCGTTCGATGCGAATGGCGGGCCACACGGTGCACTTTGTGGGCGCCGACGACGCGCACGGCGCGCCGATCATGCTGAAGGCCGAGAAAGAAGGCATCACGCCGCAGGCGCTGGTTGCGCGCTACGCAGCCGAGCGTCCGCAATACCTGAACGGTTTCCACATCCGTTTCGACCACTGGCACTCCACCGATTCGGCGGAAAACGTGGCGCTGTCGCAGGACATCTACCGCGCGCTGAAGGCGCAGGACCTGATCGAAACGCGCTCCATCGAGCAGTTCTACGACCCGGTCAAGGGCATGTTTCTGGCCGACCGCTACATCAAGGGCGAATGCCCCAAGTGCCATGCCAAGGACCAGTACGGCGATTCCTGCGAGGTTTGCGGCGCCGTCTACGCGCCCACCGAGCTGATCAATCCGTACTCCGCGCTGACGGGCGCGACGCCCGTCCTGAAGTCGTCCGACCACTTCTTCTTCAAGCTGTCCGACCCGCGCTGCGTGGAATTCCTGCAGCAGTGGACCACGGGTTCCAACAAGGCTGGCGTCAAGCACCTGCAGCCGGAAATGCTGGCCAAGACGCGTGAGTGGCTGGGCGGCGAAGACGGCGAGGCCAAGCTGGGCGACTGGGACATCTCCCGCGACGCGCCGTATTTCGGCATCGAGATCCCGGACGCCCCGGGCAAGTACTTCTACGTCTGGCTGGACGCGCCAGTTGGGTATCTGGCGTCGCTCAAGTCCTATTGCGAGGTCAAGGGCATGGACTTCGACGCCCTGCTCGACCCCAACGGCGACACCGAACAGGTCCACTTCATCGGCAAGGACATCGTGTACTTCCACGCCCTGTTCTGGCCCGCCATGCTGAAGTTCGCCGGCCGCAAGACGCCGGACGCCGTCAACGTGCACGGCTTCATCACCGTCAGCGGCGAAAAGATGTCCAAGAGCCGCGGCACCGGCATTTCGCCGCTGCGCTACCTGGAACTCGGCATGAACGCCGAATGGATGCGCTACTACATCGCCGCCAAGCTGAACGCGCGCGTCGAAGACATGGACTTCAACCCCGAGGACTTCATTGCCCGCGTGAACAGCGACCTGGTCGGCAAGTACGTCAACATCGCCAGCCGCGCCGCCAGCTTCATCACCAAGCACTTTGACGGCGTCCTCGGTTATTCGGGCGACACCAGCGCG
The DNA window shown above is from Achromobacter spanius and carries:
- the metG gene encoding methionine--tRNA ligase, with amino-acid sequence MSRTLFVTTALPYANGSFHIGHIMEYIQADIWVRSMRMAGHTVHFVGADDAHGAPIMLKAEKEGITPQALVARYAAERPQYLNGFHIRFDHWHSTDSAENVALSQDIYRALKAQDLIETRSIEQFYDPVKGMFLADRYIKGECPKCHAKDQYGDSCEVCGAVYAPTELINPYSALTGATPVLKSSDHFFFKLSDPRCVEFLQQWTTGSNKAGVKHLQPEMLAKTREWLGGEDGEAKLGDWDISRDAPYFGIEIPDAPGKYFYVWLDAPVGYLASLKSYCEVKGMDFDALLDPNGDTEQVHFIGKDIVYFHALFWPAMLKFAGRKTPDAVNVHGFITVSGEKMSKSRGTGISPLRYLELGMNAEWMRYYIAAKLNARVEDMDFNPEDFIARVNSDLVGKYVNIASRAASFITKHFDGVLGYSGDTSALSAEYAEQAESIRAAFEAREYNRAIREIMAYADRINQAFDTAQPWVLAKGIATADDAQKAALQDICSRSLAGFKALSVMLAPVLPQLAERVALELFGAQAPFTWADASVLPQRVAPFKHLMQRVEPQMLEDLFEPPAAPVVVPGGEPLAETISIDDFARVDLRIAQIVNCEHVEGSTKLLRLTLDVGEGRHRNVFSGIKSAYKPEDLVGKLTVMVANLAPRKMKFGVSEGMVLAASHADEAVDAGIYVLEPFPGAKPGMRVR
- a CDS encoding translocation/assembly module TamB domain-containing protein; translated protein: MLVALAAGFIFWLVASQNGTRLLLTTAAQQLEGQALDVNGSLLRGVTVGRLELTAGGTHVHIHDLDLSVRWSALGDRLLHVRNLSAGAVRVDIESSPETPPAEESGEPFTLPELPVTIAVDRLALGDFQFTQDGEPLPVTLNDLNATFAASQQGAQLRIASLRVGHEVGEADVTGQADLQGLADPWPFAARLDVTARGAGPDSPLCQADRLSGVFGPVAGQANAKDKAEDSAKDPAVTKKPAASKAQEAANRADRRKTEAAAKGRPDSAAAAKGKAEPAATTAAPMGPPVPACLVVLHADAAGSLDGIQAKIDGTGSNLVLDVVADLAPRTALVLRSARARAQLPDKSTLAAQFDLQPGDAPGRDRIVGSLDAQRLDLAPWTGNAIPPALLTVRADVQADIENLSALRHAAVNLRFEEGSRWNRQPLSGNLKAQVDVAAAADGAAAGAAAAGAAAPAGTVATDPMADPLAGLRIHDLDVDLRLGRNRVRATGELGAASGAITLDAQAPQLDAFWPDVPGGADVKARIDGTVAAHRGEITASYTPPRPRPGIIGQSRAQANLTFNGGWGRGAAGQPDATLVGWRGTFSRLSADTAGFAVSLDRPVTLSFLPSAVAPQWQWQVGQTAVSLTLPGKERLSVAHQGSRGGGKRWETAGQSDNLVITAAVARQVVGAFDPEAAAKLGRNAGRVNAMVPDGQRRIALDLLWDLKFDGRLAGRARIARRAGDLLIPGDPPVPLGVKALVVDVTATPTAANASRLDARLDLATEKMGSINGTGTAVLLVDAQGGMALDSRQPLRARLNADIADLAWVGLFVGDAMEVGGTLKANIDVQGTLAGQWGATGAIQGDKLRLVRIDDGVRLIDGTLSARLDGQRLILDSLRFPASLRVMPAEWRTKEWITTNAGAKGGYAEAKGDWNIMDGGGAIKLTLFRFPALQRSDRYAMVSGTVEVRAAMPRLEIVGNLSADAGWFSLEILQGVPTLDDDVRVIRAGDDPNKVSTPLQTSMDLRFDMGPRFYITGMGLDAGLLGAIQIRLNDGRLTGWGQLRTRGGGIEAYGQRLRLSRGTLTFQGRLDNPILDIEALRTGELVEAGVRVVGTAQRPRIDLVSYPEVSDVEKLSWLLLGRGPDESGGDAALLVSIGTALLGGGQPFYKQFGLDDVAVRTGNMGSSGSILPDRTVAGNVNRDIGSDLSTQFLVASKNFANGITLSVEQALSGSDTVGRASYRLARGLSLDLKGGSVNGISLVYRTLFGN
- the apbC gene encoding iron-sulfur cluster carrier protein ApbC; translated protein: MSITIENIRAALRAAQDPNTGLDLGVSVKDRDIQLGGGRVALTLELGYPADAVRDQIRDIAVRALAQAGAPDAQVTVTWKVAAHAVQKGLKPLPNVRNIIAVASGKGGVGKSTTAVNLALALAAEGASVGLLDADIYGPSVPTMLGISGRPESRDNKSMEPLTGHGLQANSIGFLIDADSPAIWRGPMVTQALEQLLRQTNWRDLDYLIVDMPPGTGDVALTLAQKVPVVGAVIVTTPQDVALLDARKGLKMFQKVDVPILGVVENMAIHICSQCGHAEHIFGEGGGQRMAEQYQTPWLGSLPLTLAIREQTDAGTPTVVSDAGSEAASLYRAIARKLAAGVAALPRDMAGKFPSIVVQQPT
- a CDS encoding autotransporter assembly complex protein TamA; protein product: MRWAARALLAGLCMMAGEALAKRPEVIVDPGGVPPAALQAITQAVDAIARLAEDQDGGEINRLRRRARDATLAALATQGYFSPKVTLEAGTDIGGETWDIAIVPGKRTTVESVNLEFSGRITRPEYAQRVQKLRDDWGLRKGQPFINSDWNRAKATLLDDVSTRDFLLARMTSSRADIDADNAAAHLHVTIDSGPQVRMGELNTQGLKRVPETLIDRYVRYNVGAAFDQNRLDQWQQDLQSTAFFRGAFVSLQEPPSANDQPTDPISDRARGPGSEDAAAAAPAGDPTVSGGMPPPPAQFDSDGEITLPVQVRVVEAPPKRFSASIGVDDEAGVRVESVYRQNVVFGQPVTMETGFGVDRLRQRAFMDILLPPTERGYRDSVGILVDRSDIQGLEVTRYALGATRTQERKGAGDSRVEYETRYGVLLAQDHVKIDGGDSYTLPTITTTAEWLRRDVDNKYDPREGNLISVGGGVGVTLDTGEPYTRLRLRGQKWWPIGKWDVLTIRGEVGRVWSNGDVQVPDDFGFRTGGARSIRGYRYQSIGVHRDNAVVGAPTLLVGSIEYDHYFDERWGMGVFVDAGDAAESFGDMKMSVGYGVGARVRTPAGPLFLDVAYGQRERDLRLHFSLGIAF